A single genomic interval of Rhinopithecus roxellana isolate Shanxi Qingling chromosome 11, ASM756505v1, whole genome shotgun sequence harbors:
- the LOC104672237 gene encoding thioredoxin-like yields MVKRIESKFAFQEALEAASDKLVIVDFSATWCGPCKKIKLFFHSLSEKYSNMVFFEVHVADCQDVASECEVKCMPTFQFLFFFKGQKVGEFSAANKEKLEATINELV; encoded by the exons ATGGTGAAGCGAATTGAGAGCAAGTTTGCTTTTCAGGAAGCCTTGGAGGCTGCAAGTGATAAACTTGTCATAGTTGACTTCTCAGCCACGTGGTGTGGGCCTTGCAAAAAGATCAAGCTTTTCTTTCATTCCCTCTCTGAAAAGTATTCCAACATGGTATTCTTTGAAGTACATGTGGCTGACTGTCAGGATGTTGCTTCAGAATGTGAAGTCAAATGCATGCCAaccttccagtttttgttt TTTTTTAAGGGACAAAAGGTGGGTGAATTTTCTGCAGCTAATAAGGAAAAGCTTGAAGCCACCATTAATGAATTAGTCTAA